In Jatrophihabitans sp., the following proteins share a genomic window:
- a CDS encoding GAF domain-containing sensor histidine kinase: MTSASPVTAADRERDRIAALREYGIVARLPVQRLSPVDEATLAGFTELAAHVCGVSRAVLNLIDDQHQFQLAAFGCEPLVSARADSMCEVTLRLGEQLVVPDTRQDERFTSNRWVTGELGQVRFYAASPLRAPGGHLVGTICVFDPEPRTLNAEQRTALQTLAVGVVDVLELRRRSDQLRQTVAELARSHRQLAAFAGQLSHNLKTPLTASLGFGELLQDHPAVRQDPAALEYANRSVSASQRMMSAIDQLLSYASMGGTPQHEAVRVPELVEEVLVDLGPAAADAEVRCDQAEVVADPVQLRVLLLNLIENAVTYRNPDVRCEVAVTVAATSWGSELRVADNGPGIPAEQRPAVLRPLVRLESETAGTGLGLATCERIVAAHGGTLSITDTAGGGTTVCVRLPRAGAGQS, encoded by the coding sequence ATGACCTCGGCCAGCCCGGTCACCGCGGCCGACCGTGAACGCGACCGGATCGCCGCGCTGCGCGAGTACGGCATCGTGGCCCGGTTGCCGGTTCAACGGCTCAGTCCCGTCGATGAGGCGACCCTGGCCGGTTTCACCGAACTCGCCGCTCACGTCTGTGGCGTCAGCAGGGCGGTGCTGAACCTGATCGATGACCAGCACCAGTTCCAGCTCGCGGCATTCGGCTGCGAGCCGCTGGTCTCGGCCCGCGCCGACTCCATGTGCGAGGTCACCCTGCGCCTGGGTGAGCAGCTGGTCGTTCCGGACACCCGGCAGGACGAGCGGTTCACCTCGAACCGGTGGGTGACCGGGGAACTGGGCCAGGTCCGGTTCTACGCGGCCAGCCCGTTGCGCGCGCCCGGCGGCCATCTGGTGGGAACCATCTGCGTCTTCGACCCCGAGCCCAGGACGCTGAACGCCGAGCAGCGCACCGCGCTGCAGACGCTGGCCGTCGGCGTGGTCGACGTGCTCGAGCTGCGCCGACGCTCCGATCAGTTGCGCCAGACGGTGGCCGAGCTCGCGCGCTCGCACCGGCAGCTCGCCGCCTTCGCCGGACAGCTCAGCCACAACCTCAAGACGCCGCTGACCGCGTCGCTGGGCTTCGGCGAGCTGCTGCAGGATCATCCGGCGGTGCGCCAGGACCCGGCAGCGTTGGAGTACGCCAACCGGTCGGTGTCGGCGAGCCAGCGGATGATGTCAGCCATCGACCAGCTGCTCAGCTACGCCAGCATGGGCGGCACGCCGCAGCACGAGGCGGTGCGGGTCCCCGAGCTCGTCGAGGAGGTGCTGGTCGATCTCGGGCCGGCAGCCGCGGACGCCGAGGTGCGCTGTGATCAGGCCGAGGTGGTCGCGGACCCGGTGCAGCTTCGGGTGCTGCTGCTCAACCTGATCGAGAACGCCGTGACCTACCGGAATCCGGATGTGCGCTGCGAGGTGGCGGTGACCGTCGCCGCGACGAGCTGGGGCAGCGAGCTGAGGGTGGCCGACAACGGTCCGGGCATCCCCGCCGAGCAGCGTCCGGCGGTGCTGCGGCCGCTGGTGCGGCTGGAGTCAGAGACCGCCGGGACGGGGCTCGGCCTGGCCACCTGCGAGCGGATCGTGGCCGCCCACGGTGGGACGCTGTCGATCACCGACACCGCGGGCGGTGGCACGACCGTCTGCGTCCGGCTGCCCAGAGCCGGCGCCGGTCAGAGCTGA
- a CDS encoding response regulator transcription factor, translating to MLVERAWSAVIIDDDADIRALIGELLRQSGFQVTEAATGAEGVAAVREAQPDVVTLDLNLPDLDGIEVCRRIREITDAYVVMLTARPDEIDRLMGLEIGADDYLTKPFSPRELRARIAAMLRRPRSTGAPAAEPGPPPASVRHGGLEVDIEGRLALLDGVELELTRTEFDLLATLLSGPRRVWPRETLLRTVWGTDWVSDGHLVEVHMANLRRKLGDDPRSGRYIRTVRGVGYRLGVG from the coding sequence GTGCTGGTCGAGAGAGCGTGGTCTGCCGTCATCATCGATGACGACGCTGACATCCGCGCCCTGATCGGGGAGCTGCTGCGGCAGTCCGGGTTCCAGGTGACCGAGGCGGCCACCGGCGCCGAGGGAGTCGCCGCCGTCCGCGAGGCCCAGCCCGACGTGGTGACCCTGGACCTGAACCTGCCGGATCTCGACGGCATCGAGGTGTGCAGGCGGATCCGTGAGATCACCGACGCCTATGTGGTGATGCTGACCGCCCGCCCGGACGAGATCGACCGGTTGATGGGGCTGGAGATCGGCGCTGATGACTATCTGACCAAGCCGTTCAGCCCGCGCGAGTTGCGGGCCCGCATCGCGGCGATGCTGCGCCGGCCGCGCTCGACCGGCGCGCCGGCGGCCGAGCCGGGCCCGCCGCCGGCGTCGGTGCGCCACGGCGGTCTCGAGGTCGACATCGAGGGGCGGCTGGCGCTGTTGGACGGGGTGGAACTCGAGCTGACCCGCACCGAGTTCGACCTGCTGGCCACCCTGCTCTCAGGCCCTCGACGGGTCTGGCCCCGCGAGACGCTGCTGCGGACAGTGTGGGGGACCGACTGGGTCAGCGACGGCCACCTGGTCGAGGTGCACATGGCCAATCTGCGCCGCAAGCTCGGTGACGATCCGCGCAGCGGCCGCTACATCCGGACGGTCCGCGGCGTCGGTTACCGGCTCGGCGTCGGATGA
- the paaI gene encoding hydroxyphenylacetyl-CoA thioesterase PaaI produces MTEDPPAEDAARELAQRCMRAMLDADAASASLGIRALWAAPGQAEMAMTVTPVMLNGHQIGHGGVVFTLADTTFAVACNSYNRTTVATGCDIDFVAQVHPGDELRAVAQERYRRGRSGLYDVTVRRADGVVVAEMRGRCREIPGVVVPEPEA; encoded by the coding sequence ATGACCGAGGACCCGCCGGCCGAGGACGCCGCCCGCGAACTGGCCCAGCGGTGCATGCGCGCCATGCTCGACGCCGACGCCGCCTCGGCCTCGCTGGGCATCAGAGCGCTCTGGGCCGCCCCGGGACAGGCCGAGATGGCGATGACGGTGACCCCCGTGATGCTCAACGGCCACCAGATCGGCCACGGCGGCGTGGTCTTCACCCTCGCCGACACCACGTTCGCGGTGGCCTGCAACAGCTACAACCGCACCACGGTCGCGACGGGCTGTGACATCGACTTCGTCGCCCAGGTCCACCCCGGTGACGAGCTGCGAGCAGTCGCCCAGGAGCGTTACCGGCGCGGACGCAGCGGCCTCTATGACGTCACGGTCCGGCGCGCCGACGGGGTGGTGGTGGCCGAGATGCGGGGCCGGTGCCGGGAGATACCTGGCGTCGTGGTGCCCGAGCCGGAGGCTTAG
- a CDS encoding DUF2630 family protein translates to MSHESERPILHQISDLVAEERELRSTHTGIGLNSAERSRLDAIERELDRCWDMLRHRRAEEEYGTDASRDSDDSDAMSDSGRSGRSEDSDFNDGWRS, encoded by the coding sequence ATGTCACATGAGAGTGAGCGACCCATCCTGCACCAGATCTCGGACCTGGTCGCCGAGGAGCGCGAGCTGCGCTCGACGCACACCGGCATCGGGCTGAACTCGGCCGAGCGCAGCCGGTTGGACGCGATCGAGCGTGAGCTGGACCGGTGCTGGGACATGCTCCGGCACCGGCGGGCGGAGGAGGAGTACGGCACGGATGCCAGCCGGGACTCCGATGACTCGGATGCGATGAGCGATTCGGGTAGGTCGGGGCGTTCGGAGGACTCCGACTTCAACGACGGTTGGCGCAGCTGA
- a CDS encoding acyl-CoA dehydrogenase family protein, with translation MDFAETAEQLALRAAVADLGREFGMDYWLAKARKHEVTTELWEKAAALGFIGVSTPEQYGGGGAGITELAIVCEELAAAGAPLLLLVVSPAICASIIAQSGTEEQKQRWLPGMANGSIKMAFAITEPDAGSNSHKISTSAVQRPDGGYTVNGRKYYISAVDQADYILVVGQSPASREGGQIRPALFVVPTDAPGLEYHPIDMEIVSPERQFFCYFDDVEVPVENVIGGSLDAALPALFAGLNPERITVAAFSIGTARFALGKAARYANERTVWKQPIGAHQAIAHPLAKAYIETELAKLMVYKAAGAHDAGDAMAAGEASNMAKYAAGEAAWNALDAAIQTHGGNGLTSEYGLGALLGVVRAMRIAPVSKEMLLNFVAQFSLGLPKSY, from the coding sequence GTGGACTTTGCCGAAACCGCCGAGCAACTGGCGCTGCGAGCGGCCGTCGCCGACCTCGGCCGGGAGTTCGGAATGGACTACTGGCTGGCCAAGGCGCGCAAGCACGAGGTGACCACCGAGCTGTGGGAGAAAGCCGCTGCTCTCGGGTTCATCGGGGTGAGCACCCCTGAGCAGTACGGCGGTGGCGGGGCCGGCATCACCGAGCTGGCGATCGTCTGCGAGGAGCTGGCGGCGGCGGGAGCGCCGCTGCTGCTACTGGTCGTCTCACCGGCGATCTGCGCCTCCATCATCGCCCAGAGCGGCACCGAGGAGCAGAAGCAGCGGTGGCTGCCGGGAATGGCCAACGGCTCCATCAAGATGGCCTTCGCGATCACCGAGCCCGACGCCGGGTCGAACTCGCACAAGATCTCCACCAGTGCCGTGCAGCGGCCCGACGGCGGCTACACCGTCAACGGTCGCAAGTACTACATCTCCGCGGTCGATCAGGCCGACTACATCCTGGTGGTCGGGCAATCCCCGGCCTCGCGCGAGGGTGGCCAGATCCGTCCGGCGCTGTTCGTGGTGCCGACCGACGCGCCTGGCCTGGAGTACCACCCCATCGACATGGAGATCGTCTCGCCGGAGCGGCAGTTCTTCTGTTACTTCGACGACGTCGAGGTGCCGGTCGAGAACGTGATCGGCGGGTCGCTGGACGCTGCGCTGCCCGCGCTGTTCGCCGGCCTCAACCCCGAGCGCATCACCGTGGCGGCGTTCTCGATCGGCACCGCCCGGTTCGCGCTGGGCAAGGCGGCGCGCTATGCCAACGAGCGGACGGTGTGGAAGCAGCCGATCGGAGCGCACCAGGCGATCGCGCATCCGCTGGCCAAGGCCTACATCGAGACCGAACTGGCCAAGCTGATGGTCTACAAGGCTGCCGGCGCCCACGACGCGGGTGACGCGATGGCCGCCGGCGAGGCGTCGAACATGGCCAAGTACGCCGCCGGGGAAGCGGCCTGGAATGCCCTGGACGCGGCGATCCAGACCCACGGCGGCAACGGCCTGACCAGTGAGTACGGCCTGGGCGCGCTGCTCGGCGTCGTGCGGGCGATGCGGATCGCTCCGGTCAGCAAAGAGATGCTGCTCAACTTCGTGGCTCAGTTCTCACTGGGCCTGCCGAAGTCCTACTGA
- a CDS encoding DUF222 domain-containing protein: protein MASVIIFADQADAALYQANTLSLRNACLENAPCSEALPCAEEALRHGLAWRRPGLYEIARLASLNFHELSPAQRIDAAAAQQRQQAWLSARQLSLLSLISKQDSTHKHWCVEEVGCALGLSGSAAQNLLKNSEQLCHQLPATLNALSEGRIGMAQATAITEASYELPDEVLPDFEARVLKDAHQQSTAQLKRAAKRVALQLDPASAELKHQRSVADRHVRIAPADHGSSWLMALLPAAQAHLLYDQVDAAARMAPADDSRTMDQLRADALVNAVLNGIGGELPTSQGHRPAINVTVALSSLAGQDEEPGWLDGYGAITAGYARQLAHDPTGRWRRLVTDPVSGQLLDYGTTRYRPPRHLSDHVIGRDGECAFPFCAHRARRSDLDHVVPYPCGSTSADNLQPLHRRHHNAKTQAGWRVKRDFSTGGAQWTSPTGRQYRTKPPERWPMPKPPVVRPTAPRARPANEPQPPRSRQAFPFGG from the coding sequence GTGGCGTCAGTCATTATTTTTGCCGATCAAGCCGATGCTGCGCTATATCAAGCTAATACGCTGAGTCTTAGAAATGCATGTCTTGAGAATGCGCCGTGTTCAGAGGCCCTTCCTTGCGCAGAGGAGGCACTGCGTCATGGCTTGGCATGGCGGCGACCCGGTCTGTACGAGATCGCCCGATTGGCTTCCTTGAACTTCCACGAGCTGAGTCCGGCCCAACGAATCGACGCCGCGGCTGCCCAGCAACGGCAGCAGGCATGGCTCTCAGCACGTCAGCTCTCGCTCTTGAGCCTTATCTCGAAACAGGACTCCACGCACAAGCACTGGTGCGTCGAAGAGGTCGGCTGCGCGCTCGGGCTCTCCGGTTCGGCGGCGCAGAACCTGCTCAAGAACTCCGAACAACTGTGCCACCAGTTGCCCGCGACGCTGAACGCGCTGTCCGAGGGCCGGATCGGCATGGCCCAGGCAACCGCGATCACCGAGGCTTCCTACGAGCTGCCGGACGAGGTCCTGCCCGACTTCGAGGCCCGGGTGCTGAAGGACGCGCACCAGCAGTCCACCGCACAGCTCAAGCGTGCCGCCAAGCGCGTCGCGCTCCAGCTCGACCCGGCGTCGGCTGAGCTCAAGCATCAGCGCTCGGTGGCCGACCGGCACGTCCGCATCGCGCCAGCCGATCACGGGTCGTCCTGGCTGATGGCCCTACTGCCCGCGGCACAAGCCCACCTGCTCTACGACCAGGTCGACGCCGCCGCCCGGATGGCGCCGGCCGACGACAGCCGGACGATGGACCAGTTGCGGGCCGACGCGCTGGTGAACGCGGTGCTCAATGGCATCGGCGGTGAGCTCCCCACTTCGCAGGGGCACCGGCCGGCGATCAACGTCACGGTCGCGCTGTCCAGCTTGGCCGGACAGGACGAGGAGCCGGGCTGGCTCGACGGCTACGGCGCCATCACCGCCGGCTACGCCCGGCAACTCGCGCACGATCCGACGGGGAGGTGGCGGCGTCTGGTCACCGACCCGGTCAGCGGGCAGTTGCTGGACTACGGAACCACCCGGTACCGGCCGCCGCGTCACCTCAGCGATCACGTCATCGGACGCGACGGCGAATGCGCGTTTCCGTTCTGCGCGCACCGAGCTCGCCGATCCGACCTGGACCACGTCGTCCCCTACCCATGCGGCAGCACGAGCGCAGACAATCTGCAGCCGCTGCACCGCCGGCATCACAACGCCAAGACCCAAGCCGGCTGGCGGGTGAAACGAGACTTCAGCACCGGCGGCGCCCAGTGGACCAGCCCGACCGGCCGGCAGTACCGCACGAAGCCACCCGAGCGTTGGCCCATGCCTAAGCCGCCCGTGGTCAGGCCCACTGCCCCCCGTGCCAGACCGGCTAACGAACCGCAGCCACCCCGTTCTAGGCAGGCGTTCCCCTTCGGCGGTTAG
- the pknB gene encoding Stk1 family PASTA domain-containing Ser/Thr kinase translates to MTAAARLIGGRYEIGELLGYGGMAEVHKGRDVRLGRDVAVKVLRADLARDPSFQNRFRREAQAAAGLNHPSIVAVYDTGEDDGPEGHTPYIVMEYVEGHTLREVLKNQGQLPPPQAMEITAEVCAALDFSHRSGIVHRDIKPGNVMITSAGSIKVMDFGIARALADNAATVTATAAVIGTAQYLSPEQARGEAVDARSDVYSTGCLLYELLTGHPPFTGDSPVAIAYQHVRENPQVPSSVNQVVPPALDSIVMKALAKNPLNRYQTAAEMRADLQRALSGQAVEAESVMTDAQRTQFIAAAKPATRQGVLTPVYDDEDDTAHHRGALIWTAVVLALLLVIGAAALYLLRKDDTSNTPVLYQVPALVGLSPAAAIDTLRSNHLIPAPGKPEGSNGPCSAGGEAPVLKNPTKGQVCTQNPEAGKEVADGATVRFTVYAGPADVQVQNVVGLSYSEAQKALASEGLAASRSDIDSAKPAGQVIGQDPPANASVPPGTTVKLQVANGKVKLPDVTRLTEQQARVKLNQLGFTTIARSNTAPVQQGYQIGQVMAIDPTPGIFYNPSTTITLTVAVKPACPTPTPTPTPTPTPTPSASASGTRTGTGAPSATASKSSTPTPSTSAVPSPTPNPSCTPG, encoded by the coding sequence ATGACGGCAGCAGCACGGTTGATTGGCGGCCGCTACGAGATCGGGGAACTGCTCGGCTACGGCGGCATGGCCGAGGTGCACAAGGGCAGGGATGTCCGCCTGGGCCGCGACGTCGCGGTGAAAGTCCTGCGCGCCGACCTCGCGCGTGACCCGTCGTTTCAGAACCGGTTCCGGCGCGAAGCCCAGGCCGCTGCCGGGCTGAACCACCCTTCGATCGTCGCGGTGTACGACACCGGCGAGGACGATGGGCCAGAAGGTCACACCCCCTACATTGTGATGGAGTACGTCGAGGGCCACACGCTACGCGAGGTGCTCAAGAACCAGGGGCAGTTGCCGCCCCCGCAGGCCATGGAGATCACGGCGGAGGTGTGCGCGGCGCTGGACTTCTCGCACCGTTCGGGCATCGTGCACCGTGACATCAAGCCGGGCAACGTGATGATCACCAGCGCCGGCTCGATCAAGGTGATGGACTTCGGGATCGCCCGGGCGCTGGCCGACAACGCCGCGACGGTGACCGCCACCGCGGCGGTGATCGGCACGGCGCAGTACCTGTCACCGGAGCAGGCGCGCGGTGAGGCCGTCGACGCCCGCTCGGATGTCTACTCGACCGGATGCCTGCTCTACGAGCTGCTCACCGGGCACCCCCCGTTCACCGGTGACTCGCCGGTGGCGATCGCTTACCAGCACGTCCGGGAGAACCCGCAGGTGCCGTCCTCGGTGAACCAGGTCGTGCCGCCGGCGCTGGATTCGATCGTGATGAAGGCGCTGGCCAAGAACCCGCTGAACCGCTACCAGACCGCCGCCGAGATGCGGGCCGACCTGCAGCGGGCGCTGAGCGGTCAGGCGGTCGAGGCCGAGTCGGTGATGACCGACGCCCAGCGGACCCAGTTCATCGCGGCGGCCAAGCCCGCCACCCGGCAGGGGGTGCTGACCCCGGTCTATGACGACGAGGACGACACGGCCCATCACCGCGGCGCGCTGATCTGGACCGCCGTGGTGCTGGCGCTGCTGCTGGTCATCGGCGCCGCGGCGCTCTACCTGCTGCGCAAAGACGACACCTCCAACACTCCGGTGCTGTATCAGGTACCAGCGCTGGTGGGGTTGTCGCCGGCGGCCGCGATCGACACCCTGCGCAGCAACCACCTCATCCCCGCACCCGGCAAGCCGGAGGGCAGCAATGGCCCGTGCAGCGCCGGCGGCGAGGCGCCGGTGTTGAAGAACCCGACCAAGGGCCAGGTCTGCACCCAGAACCCAGAGGCCGGCAAGGAGGTGGCCGACGGCGCCACCGTCAGATTCACCGTCTACGCCGGCCCTGCCGACGTGCAGGTGCAGAACGTCGTGGGGCTGTCCTACAGCGAGGCTCAGAAGGCGCTGGCGTCGGAGGGTCTGGCGGCCAGCCGGTCCGACATCGACAGCGCGAAGCCGGCCGGTCAGGTGATCGGCCAGGACCCGCCGGCCAACGCCTCGGTGCCACCAGGCACCACCGTCAAACTCCAGGTCGCCAATGGCAAGGTGAAGCTGCCCGACGTCACCAGGCTGACCGAACAGCAGGCCAGGGTGAAGCTCAACCAGCTGGGATTCACCACCATCGCCCGATCGAACACCGCCCCGGTGCAGCAGGGCTACCAGATCGGTCAGGTGATGGCGATCGACCCGACGCCGGGCATCTTCTACAACCCGTCGACCACGATCACCCTCACCGTCGCGGTGAAGCCCGCCTGCCCGACGCCGACCCCCACGCCGACGCCGACCCCCACGCCGACGCCCAGCGCGTCCGCTTCGGGTACCCGCACGGGCACCGGCGCGCCGTCGGCTACTGCGAGCAAGAGCAGCACCCCGACGCCCAGCACCTCAGCCGTGCCATCTCCGACCCCGAACCCGTCCTGCACTCCGGGCTAG
- a CDS encoding penicillin-binding protein 2, which yields MNRPIRRVGVFVAILLLAVVLNLNWVQVIKADHYKDNSANRRTVLDEYKRQRGSIVLQGSGTPVAESIPTKDALMYLRKYSGGPVYAAVTGFNSLYYGNTAIEAAEDGVLAGTDDRLFVQRLTNLLTGRDTRGGNVLLTVNKQAQAAAYQAMGPRRGAVVALDPATGAILAAVSTPSFDPNTLSSHSAEKIQAAYKRYNADPQNPLLNRVFNVTYPPGSVFKVVVASAALKNGRTPQTRVPAPNTLTLPNTRTQLRNFGGEQCADGKTDTLIHALTISCNTAFAQLGMDLGADTLKREAALFGIDDSGFGVPLGVAASSVGPVVDEPSLAQSSIGQRDVRVTPLQAAMLSAAVANDGKLMKPYLIAEEQAPNLAVLSHPDPQLLNQVMNPTQADQLTSMMVEVVNRGSGTAAQIPGIQVAGKTGTADNGPQNSDGVYLNPPHAWFSGFAPADNPKIAVAVIIENGGVRGSETTGGLEAAPVAQAVMKAYLAAIGVK from the coding sequence GTGAACCGGCCGATCCGACGGGTCGGGGTGTTCGTCGCCATCCTGCTGCTGGCGGTGGTGCTGAACCTGAACTGGGTGCAGGTGATCAAGGCCGATCACTACAAGGACAACAGCGCCAACCGGCGCACCGTGCTCGATGAGTACAAGCGCCAGCGAGGCTCGATCGTCCTGCAGGGCTCGGGAACACCGGTCGCGGAGTCGATTCCGACCAAGGACGCGCTGATGTACCTGCGCAAGTACTCAGGCGGCCCGGTGTACGCAGCGGTCACCGGCTTCAACTCGCTGTACTACGGCAACACCGCGATCGAGGCGGCCGAGGACGGGGTGCTGGCCGGCACCGACGACCGGCTGTTCGTGCAGCGGCTGACCAACCTGCTGACCGGCCGGGACACCCGGGGCGGCAACGTCCTGCTGACCGTCAACAAGCAGGCCCAGGCGGCGGCCTACCAGGCGATGGGCCCGCGGCGCGGTGCGGTGGTGGCGCTGGACCCGGCGACCGGCGCGATCCTGGCCGCGGTCAGCACCCCGTCCTTCGACCCCAACACGCTGAGCTCGCATTCGGCGGAGAAGATCCAAGCCGCGTACAAGAGGTACAACGCCGACCCGCAGAACCCGTTGCTCAACCGCGTCTTCAACGTCACCTACCCGCCTGGGTCGGTGTTCAAGGTGGTGGTGGCCAGCGCCGCGCTGAAGAACGGCCGGACGCCGCAGACCCGCGTTCCGGCGCCGAACACGCTGACCTTGCCCAACACCCGTACCCAGCTGCGCAACTTCGGCGGTGAGCAGTGCGCCGACGGCAAGACCGACACCCTCATCCACGCGCTCACCATCTCGTGCAACACCGCCTTCGCCCAGCTGGGCATGGACCTGGGCGCGGACACCCTCAAGCGCGAGGCGGCGCTGTTCGGCATCGACGACAGTGGCTTCGGCGTTCCCCTGGGTGTGGCGGCGTCCTCGGTCGGGCCGGTCGTGGACGAGCCGTCGCTGGCCCAGTCCAGCATCGGCCAGCGCGATGTCCGGGTCACCCCGTTGCAGGCTGCGATGCTCTCGGCCGCGGTGGCCAATGACGGCAAGCTGATGAAGCCCTACCTGATCGCCGAGGAGCAGGCGCCGAACCTGGCGGTGTTGAGCCACCCGGACCCGCAGTTGCTCAACCAGGTCATGAACCCGACCCAGGCCGATCAGCTGACGTCGATGATGGTCGAGGTCGTGAACAGGGGCAGCGGCACTGCCGCCCAGATCCCGGGCATCCAGGTCGCCGGCAAGACCGGCACCGCTGACAACGGCCCGCAGAACTCCGACGGCGTGTACCTCAACCCCCCGCATGCCTGGTTCTCCGGCTTCGCCCCGGCGGACAACCCCAAGATCGCGGTGGCAGTGATCATCGAGAACGGCGGGGTGCGGGGCAGTGAGACCACCGGCGGCCTTGAGGCGGCCCCCGTGGCGCAGGCCGTGATGAAGGCTTATCTGGCCGCGATCGGGGTTAAATGA
- a CDS encoding FtsW/RodA/SpoVE family cell cycle protein: MSRPYRIATRRGTELLFVFAAALIVACAEAFVEITRENKLSGHVVTYALVVLAVGLVSHAAIRKTARYADPLLLPCAVLLVGLGLVMIHRLDLGLAQQAAENGVTYTGVAAASQVVWAFVGLAVFLAVLLGIRDHRVLARYAYTLALVGLFLLMLPAVLPAQYSEVNGARIWIRVAGFSIQPGEISKIALTIFAASYLVDKRDVLSLAGRRVLGIDLPRGRDLGPVLVAWLISIGVLVRNHDLGTSLMFFGLFVVLLYAATERVSWVIIGVLLFAGGCVVSYELFGTVRERVTVWLHVFDYLQSEGYQMSQSLFGLGTGGLFGAGLGGGRPELVPVAKSDFILASFGEETGLFGLVAILALYLVFISRGFATALTVRDSFGKLLVTGLSFSFGLQLFVVAGGISRLLPVTGLTTPFLSYGGSSLVANFGLLALLLRVSDAARRPPTTPPSAVTTESGPVPITAGDNP; the protein is encoded by the coding sequence GTGAGCCGGCCCTACCGGATCGCGACCCGGCGCGGCACCGAGCTGCTCTTCGTGTTCGCCGCGGCGCTGATCGTGGCCTGCGCGGAGGCGTTCGTCGAGATCACCCGCGAGAACAAGCTCTCCGGCCATGTCGTGACCTACGCGCTGGTGGTGCTGGCGGTCGGGCTGGTCAGCCACGCCGCGATCCGCAAGACCGCCCGCTACGCCGACCCGCTGCTGCTGCCGTGCGCCGTCCTGCTGGTCGGCCTCGGGCTGGTGATGATCCACCGGCTGGACCTGGGCCTGGCCCAGCAGGCAGCCGAGAACGGCGTCACCTACACCGGGGTGGCCGCGGCCAGTCAGGTGGTCTGGGCCTTCGTCGGCCTGGCCGTCTTCCTGGCGGTGCTGCTGGGGATCCGCGACCACCGGGTGCTGGCGCGCTACGCCTACACCCTTGCCCTGGTCGGGCTGTTCCTGCTGATGCTGCCGGCGGTGCTGCCCGCCCAGTACAGCGAGGTGAACGGCGCCCGGATCTGGATCCGGGTGGCCGGCTTCTCGATCCAGCCGGGTGAGATCTCCAAGATCGCGCTGACGATCTTCGCCGCCTCCTACCTGGTCGACAAGCGCGACGTGCTCTCCCTGGCCGGTCGCCGGGTGCTGGGCATCGACCTGCCGCGCGGCCGCGACCTGGGCCCGGTGCTGGTGGCCTGGCTGATCAGCATCGGGGTGCTGGTGCGCAACCACGACCTGGGCACCTCGCTGATGTTCTTCGGGTTGTTCGTGGTGCTGCTCTACGCCGCCACCGAGCGGGTCAGCTGGGTGATCATCGGCGTCCTGCTGTTCGCCGGCGGCTGCGTGGTGTCCTATGAGCTCTTCGGCACCGTCAGGGAACGGGTCACCGTCTGGCTGCACGTCTTCGACTACCTGCAGTCCGAGGGTTACCAGATGAGCCAGTCGCTGTTCGGCCTGGGCACCGGAGGGCTGTTCGGGGCCGGCCTGGGCGGTGGCCGTCCTGAGCTGGTCCCGGTGGCCAAGTCCGACTTCATCCTGGCCTCCTTCGGCGAGGAGACCGGACTGTTCGGCCTGGTCGCCATCCTGGCGCTCTACCTGGTCTTCATCTCCCGTGGCTTCGCCACCGCGCTGACCGTCCGTGACTCCTTCGGCAAGCTGCTGGTCACCGGCCTGTCGTTCTCCTTCGGCCTGCAGTTGTTCGTGGTGGCCGGCGGCATCTCGCGGCTGCTGCCGGTGACCGGCCTGACCACCCCGTTCCTGTCCTACGGCGGCTCGTCGCTGGTGGCCAACTTCGGGCTGCTGGCGTTGCTGCTGCGGGTGTCAGACGCCGCGCGCCGGCCCCCGACCACGCCGCCCTCGGCGGTCACCACCGAAAGCGGCCCGGTTCCGATCACGGCAGGGGACAACCCGTGA